The window GTCATGGCGTTCGATGCCGGAACCACCAGCATCCGCGCCATCCTGTTCGACCACGCCGGTGACGTCGTCACCGAGGCGGCGCAGGAGTTCCCGCAGATCTACCCGGAGCCCGGCTGGGTGGAGCACAACCCGCTCGACATCTGGCACACCCAGATCACCGTCGCGAAGAAGGCGCTGGAGCAGGCGAACACCGACGCCGCGCGGCTGGCCGCCATCGGCGTCACCAACCAGCGCGAGACGGTCGTGCTGTGGGACCGCGCGACGGGGGCGCCCGTCATGAACGCCATCGTCTGGCAGGACCGGCGCACGGCCGGCTTCTGCGACGAGCTCAAGGAACGCGGCCTGGAGACGTACGTGCGTGAGACCACCGGGCTGGTGGTGGACGCCTACTTCTCCGGCACCAAGCTGAAGTGGATGCTGGACAACGTCCCCGGCGCGCGGGAGCGGGCCGAGCGCGGCGAGCTGTGCTTCGGCACCGTGGACAGCTGGCTGATCTGGAACCTCACGGGCGGCCGGGCGCACGTCACCGACTACACCAACGCCTCGCGGACCATGATGTTCGACATCCACAAGCGGCGGTGGGACGACCGGCTGCTCGCCGAGCTGGACATCCCGCGCGCGGTCCTGCCGGAGGTGCGGCCGAGCAGCGAGGTGTACGGCCACACCTGCGAGTCGATCTTCATCGACGCCCGGGTGCCCATCGGGTCGGCCATCGGCGACCAGCACGCGGCGCTGTTCGGGCAGGCGTGCTTCGAGCCCGGCATGGTGAAGGCCACCTACGGCACCGGCGCGAGCCTGGTCATGCACACCGGCTCCGAGCCGGTCACCTCCGAGCGGGGCATGCTGACGACGATCGCCTGGGGGCTGGAGGGCGAGGTCGAGTACGCGCTGGAGGGGCTGATCTTCACCTCGGCGGCGACGGTCCAGTGGCTGCGCGACGAACTGCGCATCGTCTACGACGCCGAGGACACCGAGTACGCCGCCCGGCGGGTGCCCGACACCAACGGCGTGTACTTCGTGCCCGCGTTCGTGGGGCTGGCGGCGCCGTACTGGGATCCGTACGCCCGCGGCGCGATCATGGGCCTGACCCGCGGCGCGAACCGCAACCACGTCATCCGGGCGGCGCTGGAGTCGATCGCGTTCCAGATCAAGGACGTCATCGGCTGCATGGAGGAGGACTCGGGCATCCGGACCCGGGAGATCAGGGTCGACGGCGGCGCGGTGCGCAACAACTTCCTCATGCAGCTGCAGGCCGACCTGCTGGACGTGCCGGTGGTGCGGCCCACGGTGGTGGAGTCCACCTCGCGCGGGGCCGCGTTCCTGGCCGGTCTGGCCACCGGCTTCTGGCGGGACCGCGAGC is drawn from Nonomuraea muscovyensis and contains these coding sequences:
- the glpK gene encoding glycerol kinase GlpK; the encoded protein is MTERYVMAFDAGTTSIRAILFDHAGDVVTEAAQEFPQIYPEPGWVEHNPLDIWHTQITVAKKALEQANTDAARLAAIGVTNQRETVVLWDRATGAPVMNAIVWQDRRTAGFCDELKERGLETYVRETTGLVVDAYFSGTKLKWMLDNVPGARERAERGELCFGTVDSWLIWNLTGGRAHVTDYTNASRTMMFDIHKRRWDDRLLAELDIPRAVLPEVRPSSEVYGHTCESIFIDARVPIGSAIGDQHAALFGQACFEPGMVKATYGTGASLVMHTGSEPVTSERGMLTTIAWGLEGEVEYALEGLIFTSAATVQWLRDELRIVYDAEDTEYAARRVPDTNGVYFVPAFVGLAAPYWDPYARGAIMGLTRGANRNHVIRAALESIAFQIKDVIGCMEEDSGIRTREIRVDGGAVRNNFLMQLQADLLDVPVVRPTVVESTSRGAAFLAGLATGFWRDREQLTAAYRVEREFVPDMPPERREAMYAGWKKAVRRVRDWERD